In Paenacidovorax monticola, the genomic window AAGCTCTCGAACTGCTCGGGCGTGGTGGGCACGGGCTCGGCCATCAGCGCGGCGAAGCGGGTCTTGGTCTCGGGGGCTTTCAGGGCGTCGGTGAAGGCCTTGTTGAGCTTGGCGATCACAGCCTTGGGCGTGCCCGCGGGGGCGACAAGGCCCCACCAGGTATCGATCGAGAAGCCCTTGAACGTGTCCGACAGCGGCGGCACGCCGGGCAGCACGGGGCTGGCCTGCAGCGAGGTCACGGCCAGCGCCTTGAGCTTGCCCGCGCGGATGTTGGGCGCGGCGGCGGCCAGGTTGTCGATGTTGAAGTCCACCTCGCCGGCCAGCAGCGCGAGCTGCGCGGGGTTGGCGCCGCGGTAGGGGATGTGCAGCGCGAAGATACCGGCCTTCTGCTTGAACATCTCGCCGGCCAGGTGGCCCGCGCTGCCGTTGCCGCCGCTGCCGTAGTTGAGCTTGGCGGGGTTGGCCTTGGCGTAGGCGATCAGGTCCGCCACGGTATGGATCTTGAGCTGCTCGGCCTTGGCCGCGTTGATGACCAGCACGTTGGGCACGCGCACCATCTGCGTGATGGCCGCGAAGTCCTTGGCCGCGTCGTACGGCATGCGGTTGTAGAGCCAGGGGTTCACGGCGTGCGTGGCCGTGGCCGCCAGGCCGATGGTGAGGCCGTCCGGCGCGGCCTTGGCCACGGCGTCGGCGCCGATGTTGCCGCCCGCTCCGGCCTTGTTCTCGATGATCACCGTGCCCAGCGAGTCACGCACGCGCTCGGCCAGCGCGCGCGAGGTCACGTCCAGCGGGCCGCCGGGCGCATAGGGCACGATCAGGCGGATGGGCGCGTCCTGGGCATGGCCCAGGGGGGAGGCGAATGCCGCGGCGGTGGCGACGGCCGAGAGGAGGAGGGTTCTGCGGTTCATAGCGCTCTATTGTGCAAAAAATAGCAGGGCAGTCCGTGACAGCCGCGCACGGCGCGGGCACGGCCCCGGGGGCTCAGTGCTTGTCGGCCTCGGAGGTGAACGAGTCGGCGTAGAACTCTTCGGGCGGCAGGCCGCGCTCGGCGCTGTAGCTCGCGCGCGCCGAATCGACCACGATGGGCGCGCCGCAGGCATAGACCTGGTGGCCCGAGAGGTCGGCGAAGTCGTCGAGCACGGCCTGGTGCACGAAGCCCGTGCGGCCCGTCCAGCCGTCCTCGGGCAGTGCGTCGGACACCACGGGCACGTAGCGCAGGTTCGGCAGGTCGGCCAGCAGTGCCTGCACCCAATCGGCCATGTACAGGTCGCCGGGACGGCGGCCGCCCCAGTAGAGCACCGTGGGCCGTGCAATGCCCTTGTGCCGCATGTGTTCCAGCAGCGCCTTGATGGGGGCGAAGCCCGTGCCCGAGGCCAGCAGCACGATGGGCTTGTCGGAATCCTCGCGCAGGAAGAAGCTGCCGAACGGGCCTTCGACGCGCAGGATCTCCCTCTCCTTCATGGCGCCGAACACGTGCTCGGTGAACTTGCCGCCGGGCATGTGGCGGATGTGCAGCTCCACGCCGGGCGCGGTCTCCTGGGTGTGGGGCGCGTTGGCCATCGAATAGGCGCGGCGCGCGCCGTCGCGCAGGATGAACTCGATGTACTGGCCCGCGTGGTAGCGGAAGGTGTCGGCCGCGGGCAGCTGCAGGCGCACCTGCATCACGTCGTGCGACTTCTTCTCGAGCGTGGCCACGCGCACGGGCATCTTCTTGATGGGGTAGGCGCTCTCGTCGGTGACCTGGCGCGATTCGAGCACCACGTCGGACTGCGGGTGGGCGCAGCAGGTCAGCACGAAGCCGGCGGCCTCTTCCTCGGGGCTCAGCGCCTTGGCCTGGTGCTCGCCATGCACCACGGTGCCGCTGAGTTTCTTGCACTTGCACGAGCCGCAGGCGCCGTCCTTGCAGCCGTAGGGCAGGCCGATGCCGCTCTGGATGGCGGCTGCCAGGATGGCCTCGTCGGCGCGGGCGCTGAAGGTGCGGCCGCTGGGCTGCACGACGATCTGAAAGGCTGCGCTGGCCGGCGCGGGCTGGGTCATGTTCTGGGTATCCTCGGGGTTTGGGCAACGCCGGGGCTTCCAGCGCCGCCCTTGTATCTCTTTCTTGCGACGGGGCCCGATTTTGCCTTCAAACCAAAACCCTCTTGGCGCGCTGCCGGCGCGCTTTCGCCGCGAGCGCGTGCTCATCGTGGGCTGTGGCGACGTGGGGCTGCGGGCCGCACGGCAACTGCAGGCGCTGGAAGGCCCCGGTGGCGTGGCGCGACCGCGCCTGCTGGCGCTCACCTCCCAGGCCGGGCGGCTGCCGGCATTGCGCGCGGCAGGGGTCACGCCCCTGCTGGGCAACCTGGACGATGCCGCGTCCCTGCGCCGCCTGGCGGGCGTGGCCACGCGCGTGCTGCACCTGGCGCCGCCGCCCAGCGAGGGCGCGGGCGGCGACGGCTGGTGGCGCGATCCGCGCACCGTGGCGCTGGCGCGCGCCTTGCGGCTGCGCACGCGGCCTGTGGCCCTGGTGTATGGGTCGACCAGCGGCGTCTATGGCGACTGCCAGGGCGAATGGGTGGCGGAAACGCGCACCGTGGCGCCCGGCACGCCCCGGGCCCAGCGCCGCGTGAATGCAGAGCGTGCCGTGCGCCACCTGGGCCGCTCGGGCGTGCGTGCCAGCATCCTGCGCATCCCGGGCATCTATGCCAGCGACCGCGAGGGCGGCACGCCGGTGGCGCGCCTGCGCAAGGGCACGCCCGTGCTCGCGGCCGAGGACGACGTGTACACCAATCACATCCATGCCGATGACCTGGCCCGCGCCTGCGTGGCCGCGCTGTGGCGTGCGCGGGCGCAGCGCGTGTACCACGTGAGCGACGCGAGCGAGCTGAAGATGGGCGACTACTTCGACCTGGCGGCCGACCTCTATGGCCTGCCGCGTCCGCCGCGCGTGGCGCGCAGCAGCGCGCAGGAGCAGTTGCCGCTGTCGCTACTGAGTTTCATGGGCGAATCGCGCCGGCTCGACAACCACCGCATGCTGCACGAGCTGCGTCTGCGCCTGCGCTACCCCACGGTGGCGCAGGGGCTGCGGGCCTAGCGGGGCTTGGGCCGCTCTCTGGAGCGGCAGCGGTGCAGCGCTTCGGGAGGGTTACCGAGGGTGCACGCCGCCCCGGCTGTCGTAGCAGCGGAACACGTTGCAGTGCGTGATCGGGGCGGGGGGCGGCAGCGGCACGGCGGGGACCGGACGCCGGGGCGGGACGATGAAGACGGGCGAGGTCGGCACGGGCTGCACCGGTGCCGCGCTCTCGATCTGGGCATAGCGGTCGGGGCCGAGGCAGTCCAGGTTCATCTGGCGCTGCAGGGCCTGCACGCGCAGCTGGCTGTCGTAGGAGCCCGAATCCATGCTGCTCAGCGCCACGTCCAGGCTGCGCCGCGAGCGGGCGCAGGCGGCGGAATTGGCATAGTCGCGCGCCTGCGGCGGGGCGGCCCTGCGCGCGGCGCGCTCCTGCGACTCCTGCCGCTGCTGCTCCGCGGCTTCCGCCTGCAGCTGCTGCCGCTTGCGCTCCTGGGCCTCGGCGGCCTGTTCGCGCTCCGCGCGGATTTCCTCGGGGGTCTTGCGGGCCTCGATCTCGCGCGTTTCGGCGCCGCCCGCGCAGCGCCCGTCGGTATAGGTCACCTGGCCCGTGCGCGGGTCGGTGCAGCGCGTCACCTGGGCGTATGCCCCCAGGCTCCACAAGGCCGCGCAGGCGGCCAGGCCGTACAGCAGGGGGGCGCGCATGGGTTGGTCTCCGGTGGGGGTCAGTTGGCGTTCTCGGCGCGGCTGCGGTCGCGCCAGATGATCGGCGGGCCGGAGCGGTCGCCCCGGTCGATCTGCGGGGCGGGCGGCGTGCCGACTCCTCGCGCTGGCGGCGCTCGCGTTCCATCTGTTCACGCTGGGCCTGCCGCTGGGCTTGTTCGCGCTGCGCCTGGTCCCGCTGGGCCTGCCAGGCCTGCTGGCGCTCGCGCTGCAGGCGTTCGTTCTGTTCGCGCTGCATGCGGGAGTCGTAGTCGCGCTGGGCGCGCCAGCGTTCCCGCTCCCTTTCCCGCTCGCGCCAGTCGTGGTCGCGGTCCCGGTCGTAGCGGGAGCCGTAGCCATAGCTGGGTACGGGCACCGGAACGGGTACCACGGTGGTCGAGGGGTAGGCGGGGTAGGCCGGCGTGGAATAAATGGGGGCCGGGCTGGAGTACACGGGGCCGGGCTGGGTGTACACCGTGCGCGGCGGGTCGTAGTACGGGTCGCCGGGCACCACGGCGCAGCCGCTGGCCAGCAGGGTCAGGCAGGAAACGGCAGTGGCGCGGAAAAGGGTGGGGTGCATGTTCTTCAGAGTCTGAGCGCGCCGGTCATGTTCCGTGCCGGCCACGCTGGGGTGAGAAAAAGCCCCGGAAGGCCCTGCGCTATTGACGCGCCGGGGGGCATGCCGGTTGACCCAGGCGCCAAGCTGGTGTGGGTGGCGGGCGGTATTTGCGGCATTTTTGATAGCTGGCCGGGCCATGGGGGTGGACGCCGGGGGGACTTTTTACCCTAGGCCAGCCCGGCCACGGGCTGGTAGTGCAGCACGGTGGGGAAGGGGTCATAGAAATGGTGCAACAGTTGTTTCCATTCCTGGTACTGCGGCGACTGGCGAAAGCCCACCTCGTGGTCGTGCAGCGTGGCCCAGCGCACGAGCAGCAGGTACTCTTGGGGGCGCTCCACACAGTGGTGCAGCGCATGGCCCATGTAGCCCGGCATGGCGGCGATGATGTGCTGCGCCTGGGCGAACGCGGCCTCGAAGGCGGCGTTCTGGCCAGGGCGCACGGTGAGCGGGGCGGATTCGAGGATCATGGTGGCCGCAAGCTTAGTCCACGACGCCCGGCAGCGCACGCAGGTAGTCCGCCAGCGCCGCGATGGCCTGGCGCACCTTGGCGGGCTGGGCGTCGCGCTGGGGCGTGACGGCCCAGATGTCGAGCCCGCCGAACGACCAGTCGGGCAGGAGCCGCACGAGGCGTCCGGCCTGCACGTCGGCATGCACGTCCATGCTGCCCATCAGGGCCACGCCCAGGCCTGCCTCGCACATCTGCTGGATCGAGAGCTGGTTGTTGCTCGCGATGCGCGGCTCCACGCGTAGGCTGCGTGCCTCGCCCTCCGGGCTGCGCAGTTCCACGAGCAGCCCGCCGCCCGGGCCGCGCGTGGCGCCCAGCCAGCGGTGGGCCAGCAGCGAGTCAGGGTGGGGAGGCTGGCCATGCTGCTCCACCCAGGCGGGTGCGGCGCACAGCCACCATCGCATGGCACACAGGCGCCGCGCGGCCCAGCTCGAATCGGCCAGGCGCCCGAAGCGGATGGCCAGGTCGATGCGCGCGGTGATGAGGTCGATGGTGGCGTCGTCCACCAGCAGGCGCAGGCGCAGCGCCGGGTGGGCGGCCAGCAGGCCGCCCAGCGACGGTGCCACATGGCGCGCGAAGCCCACGGGCGCCGACAGGCGCAACTCGCCGCTGGGGGCATCGCGCGAGGCTGCGAGCTCGGCGCGCGCCTGCTCGGCTGCCGCGCACAGGGCTGCGCATTGCTCGTGAAAGCGCGCGCCGGCCTCGGTCAGTGCGAGCTTGCGCGTGGAGCGGTGCAGCAGCGTGACGCCGCCCTCGCGCTCGAGCTGGCGTACCTGCTGGCTCACGGCCGAGGTGGACAGGCCCAGGGCGCGCGCGGCGCCGCTCATCGAGCCGTGCCGGACCACGGTGGCAAACACCGCCATGCGCTTGAGATCGTCCATTGTGAAGCTGTACTTCAAAAAGAAGGCTGATTTAGCCATCTACCGGCCATTTTGACAACGCCATATTCTTCAGGCATCGACTTTTCACTTGCTGCAAGGAGCACTCCATGAACATCGCATTGATCGGCGCCACCGGCTTCGTCGGCTCCGCCGTCCTGAATGAACTGCTGCAGCGCGGCCACCGCGTCACGGTGCTGGCGCGCCACCCCGAAAAGCTGGCCGCGCGCGAAGGCCTGACCGTGGTGCGTGCCGACGCGCAGGACGCCGCCCAGGTGGCCCAGGCCGTGCAGGGCCACGACGCCGTGCTGAGCGCCTACAACCCGGGCTGGGGCCTGGCCGACATCTACGAGCAATTCCTGCGCGGTTCCCGCGCGATCATGGCGGGCACCAAACAAGCGGGTGTGCGCCGCCTGCTCGTAGTGGGCGGCGCAGGGAGCCTCTATGTGGCGCCCGGTGTGCAGCTCGTGGACACGCCCGAGTTCCCCGCCGAGTGGAAGCAGGGCGCGCTGGGCGCACGCGACGCGCTGAACGAGATCCGCCAGGAGCAGGCGCTCGACTGGACCTTCCTGTCGCCGCCCATCCTGCTGCAGCCCGGCGAACGCACGGGCCAGTACCGCCTGGGCCAGGACGCACCCCTCATGGACGGTGCGCAGCCCGGCCGCATCAGCGTGGCCGACCTGGCCGTGGCGCTGGTGGACGAGCTGGAGTCGCCGCGCCATGTGCGCCAGCGCTTCACCGTGGCGTACTGAGGCCTTGATCCAGACGCCTGCGGGCTGCCCGGCCCCTGGCTAGAATGGCGGTGCCGGCCCTCTTCCCGAGGGCCGGTTGCGTTCTCAGGGCGGGGTGGAATTCCCCACCGGCGGTATCCGTGGATTCGTCCGCGGGAGCCCGCGAGCGCCCGCAGTCCCTCCCCGCGAGGGGCGGCGGGGTCAGCAGATCTGGTGCGATGCCAGAGCCGACGGTCACAGTCCGGATGAAAGAGATCGCGAATCCTCCCGCCCCGGTGCGCCTGCGCGCGCCGGGGCGCAGCTTCGCGCGCGCCCTGGTTCTGGTCCACTTTGATGAGAAAACCATGAATCAGACTGTTCAAACCTCCGCTTCCACCCCTTCCCTGGCCACGCCGCGCCGCGTGGCCCTGGTCTGCGCCAGCTGGCACCAGGACATCGTGCACCAGGCGCGCGATGCGGCCCTGGCCGAGTTCGCGCGCCAGGGCCTGCCCGCCGGCCAGGTCGACCTGTACGACGTGCCGGGCGCGTTCGAGATTCCACTGCTGGCCAAGAAACTGGCCGCCAGCGGCCGCTACGACGCCGTCGTGGCCTGCGCCCTGGTGGTCAATGGCGGCATCTACCGCCACGAGTTCGTGGCCAGCGCCGTGATCGACGGGCTCATGCGCGTGCAGCTGGACACCGGGGTGCCCGTGCTGTCCGCCGTGCTCACGCCGCGCGATTTCCATGAGCATGCCGACCACCTGGCGTTCTTCCAGGCGCACTTCGTGAAGAAGGGCGTGGAGGTGGCCCAGGCCTGCCTGGGCGCGCTCGTGCAGCTGGCGCGCGTGCCCGCGGCGGCCTGAGCGCGATGCGCGGGGATCAGCCCTGCGCGAGCAGGCGCGGGCTGTCCGCGCCCCCCGAGCGCAGCCGGAACACGGCCACGGCCTGCACCAGCTGCTGAGCCTGGGCCTTGAGGCTGTCGGCCGCGGCCGCGCTCTCTTCCACCAGGGCCGCGTTCTGCTGCGTGGCCTGGTCCATCTGGGCGATCGCTTCGCCCACCTGGGCCACGCCGGCGCTCTGCTCGCCGCTGGCGGCGCTGATCTCGCCCATGATGTCCGTCACGCGCCGGATCGCCGTGACCACCTCGGTCATGGTCTCGCCCGCCCTGTCCACCAGTTGCGTGCCCTGCTGCACGCGTTCCACGCTGGCATGGATCAGCGTGCGGATTTCCTTGGCGGCTTCGGCCGAGCGCTGCGCCAGGCTGCGCACCTCGCCCGCCACCACGGCGAAGCCCCGGCCCTGCTCGCCCGCGCGGGCCGCTTCCACCGCCGCGTTCAGCGCCAGGATGTTGGTCTGAAACGCGATGCCGTCGATCACGCCGATGATGTCCGCGATCCGGTGCGAGCTGTCGTTGATGCCGCGCATGGTGCTGACCACCTGGGCCACCACGTCGCCGCCCTGGCTGGCCACACTGGAGGCGCTCACGGCCAGCTGGTTGGCCTGGCGCGCGTTGTCGGCGTTCTGGCGCACGGTGGACGAGAGCTCTTCCATCGACGCGGCGGTCTCTTCCAGTGCGCTGGCCTGTTCCTCGGTGCGGGCCGAGAGATCGTTGTTGCCCTGCGCGATCTCGGCGCTGGCCGTGGCCACGCTGTCGGCGTTGTGGCGCACGTGGTGCACCACGCGCGACAGGCTGGTCTGCATGTCGTGCAGCGCGTTGAGCAGCTGCGCGATCTCGTCGCGGCCCGTGCTCTGGCGCGCCACCGTGAGGTCGCCGTCGGCCACGGCGCGCGAGACCTGCACGGCCTCGTCGAGCGGGCGGATCACCGAGCGGCTGAACAGCAGTGCGCCGCCGATGCCCAGCGCGCACACCGCCGCCATCACCGCGAGGCTGATCACCGTGGCGCGCTGCGCAGCGGCGCTGGCCTCGGCGGCCACGGCGGCGCTGGCCTTCTGGATCAGGGTACCGGCCTCGTCAAGCAGCTGGGCGGGCTCGCGGTCGATGCCCTGAACGGCCTTGTCGCCGGCCTGCGGGTCGAAGCCCGCCGCCTGGAACGCCGCGAACCCCTGGCGGTAGGCCTGTCCCATGCGTTCATGGGCCTGCGCGAAACGCTCCACGCGTTCGCGGCTCTCCCCCGCCGGCAGGCGGGAGAGCAACGCACGGGCCTCGGCCGCCACGGCGCGGTCCTGCTTCTCGAATGCGGTCCAGTACCGTTCGCGCTGCTGCGGGTCCTTGCCGCGCAGCAGCACGTTCTTCCATTCCTGGGCCTGCAGCTTGAAACCGTTGAGCATGCCGCTCACGGCGCGCTCGTGCGCGACGTTGTCGGCCACGGTGGTCTGGTAGGTGGCGAGCGCCTGGTTGAGCCGGTGGATGCCGAACAGCGCCGCGAAGAACAGCAGCAGCAGGGTGGTGGCGAACGCCAGGGGGAGCTTGAGGCTGAGCTTCATGGGGTGGTCCTTGGTCCGGGCGCACACAGGCCGCGCCCTGCCGGAATTATCGCGAACGCCCGCGCTCCCGCCATGCCCGGCGGGCCAATCGTTTGCTACTGAAACCGAAGCGGCTTCTGTGGTGTGTCGGGCGCTGCAGCCCGATTTCACCGGATTGGTGCGTAGCGGCGGTCAGCCCTTGGCGGGCGCCGTGGCGCGGAGGCCGCTGAGCACGAGGTGGCTGATGAGCTCCTCGGCCCGCTCGAAGTCGGACGCGTCGAGCGCGGGCTTGCCCAGCAGCAGGGCGAACTGGGCCTGCTGGTCCGCATAGGCCTGGGTGACCGACCAGATGATGAACATCAGGTGCGTGAAGTTCACGCGCGCGATGCGGCCCTCCCTGGCCCACTTCTCGAAGGCGCGCACCTCGGCCTTGAGCACCGGGGTGACGCGCCGGGTGATCGCGTCGGCGTAGCGCGGCGCGCCGGCGATCACCTCTTTGGTGAATACCTTCGCACCATTCGGGCGCTCGCGTGAGGAGTGGAGCTTGGCGCGGATGTAGCGCCGCAGGGCCTGGGCGGGGTCGTCCTGGCCTTGCGACAGGTCTTCCATGCCCGCCAGCCACTGCGTGAGCACGTCGTCGAGCACGCGGCGGTACAGGGCCTCCTTGCTCGGGAAGTAGTAGAGCAGGTTGTGGCGGCTCAGGCCCGCGGCGGCGGCGATGTTCTCGAGCGAGGCGCCCTCGAAGCCGAACTGGGCGAAATGGTTCTCGGCCTCGGTGAGGATCACCCGTTCCTTGCGCAGGCGCGACGCGGAAGGCGCCCGCTGCGCGACGGGCTGGGAGGCAGCGGGGGCGGCTGCCGTTCGGGGAGTGCGCCGTGGGGCCGTGGTCTGGCGGGGCGATGGGGCCTGCTTCGGCGCCTTCGGTGTGGCGGGAGAGGCTGAATGCGAATCTGTCATTGCACCATTGTGGAACGGGACGGGCGCCATTGTGCTGGCACGCGGTTTGCTGCAAGGGGTTTTTACCAATAGGTAAATTTTTACTGGTTGGTAAATTTAAATCAACCCGCAGGGCCCCAGGCACCTGCACCCACGCGAAGAGGACCCCCGATGAAACCCTCGCAGACCGCGCCCGTTTTCGACGGCACCGCACCCGCCGCGCCCAGCGACCGCCTGGGCCTTGCCCGCGCCCCGGTGCAGCCGCGCACGCCATTCCCCCTGTCCTGAAACCGCCCCGGAGGATCTCTGATGGAAGCAATCGCCAGCCGCGCGTGCGGCATCCATGCCGCGCGCTTGAACCTTGCCGACTACGCCGTGAACTTCAGCGACTCCCATGCGCCGCTCACGCGGCCGCAGGCGCTGATCGAGGCGGAACGTTGCTATTACTGCCACGACGCACCCTGCGCCACGGCCTGCCCCACGGGGATCGACATTCCCTCGTTCATCCACCGCATCGCCCAGGACAACCACCGGGGCGCGGCCCGCGCCATTCTGGAGGCCAACCCGCTGGGCGGCATGTGCGCCCGCGTATGCCCCACCGAGGTGCTGTGCGAGCAGGCCTGCGTGCGTAACACGAACGAGGACAAGCCCGTGGAGATCGGCGCGCTGCAGCGCTACGCGACCGATGCCCTGTTCCATGCCCCCGGTGCGCCGCTGTTCACGCGCGCGGCACCCACCGGCAAGCGCGTGGCCGTGGTGGGCGCGGGGCCGGCGGGGCTGGCCTGCGCGCACGGCCTGGCGATGCGCGGGCACGATGTGGCGCTGTTCGATGCGCGGCCCAAGCTCGGCGGCCTCAACGAGTACGGCCTGGCGAGCTACAAGACCACCAACGGCTTCGCGCAGCAGGAGATCGACTGGCTGCTGTCCATTGGCGGCATTTCGGTGCGCTGCAACCAGCGCCTGGGGCGCGACATCACCCTGGACGGCCTGCTGGCCACGCACGATGCGGTGTTCCTGGGCCTGGGCCTGGCGGGCGTGAACGCCATCGGCATCGCCGAGCCGCAGGCCGCGGGGCTGCGCAATGCGGTGGACTTCATCGCAGAACTGCGCCAGGCCACGGACCTGTCCGCTGTGCCCGTGGGGCGCCGCGTGGTCGTGATCGGCGGCGGCATGACGGCCGTGGACGCGGCCGTGCAGGCGCGCAAGCTCGGTGCCGAAGAGGTCGCCATCGTCTACCGGCGCGGCGCTTCGGCCATGTCGGCCTCGGAGGTCGAGCAGCGCTGGGCGCAGACCCATGGCGTGACGATCCGCCACTGGGCCGCGCCCAAGGAGATCCTGTGCGAAGGCGGCGAGGTGCGCGGCGTGCGCTTCGCGGCCACCGCGCCGCGCGAGGGCGGTGGCCTGGCCGAGACGGGCGAGCAGTTCGAGCTGGCCGCCGACATGGTGCTCAAGGCCATCGGCCAGACCTATGTGGCCGAGCCTGCGGGGGCCGCCATCGCGCTGCAGGGCGGGCGCATTGCGACCGATGCCGAGGGCCGCACCAGCGTGGCGCGCGTATGGGCCGGCGGTGACTGCCGCGCGGGCGGGCGCGACCTCACGGTGGAGGCCGTAGAGCACGGCAAGGTGGCCGCGCGCTCCATCCATGCGGCGCTCGGCGGCGCCTGACCCTCCATTCCTCCTTCATCGCAACCACGGGAGCAATCCATGGCAGACCTGCGCAGCAATTTTCTTGGCATCCACAGCCCCAACCCATTCTGGCTGGCCTCGGCCCCGCCCACCGACAAGGAAGTCAACGTCACGCGCGCCTTCGAGGCGGGCTGGGGCGGCGTGGTGTGGAAGACCCTGGGCGAGGACCCACCCGTCGTCAACGTCAGCGGTCCGCGCTATGCGACGCTGATGTCGCAGGACCGGCGCGTGATTGGCCTGAACAACATCGAGCTCATCACCGACCGGCCGCTCGCGACCAACCTGGAGGAGATCGGGCGCGTGAAGCGCAACTGGCCCGACCGCGCGATGATCGTCTCGCTCATGGTGCCCTGCGTGGAGGAGAGCTGGAAGCGCATCCTGCCCATGGTGGAAGACACGGGCGCCGACGGCATCGAACTCAACTTCGGCTGCCCGCACGGCATGAGCGAGCGCGGCATGGGCGCGGCCGTGGGCCAGGTGCCGGAGTACATCCAGATGGTCACCGCATGGTGCAAGCACTACTCGCGCCTGCCCGTGATCGTGAAGCTCACGCCCAACATCACCGACGTGCGCCACCCCGCGCGTGCGGCCAGGGCGGGCGGGGCGGATGCGGTGTCGCTCATCAACACCATCAACTCGCTCATGGGCGTGGACCTGGAGCGCATGGTGATGAACCCCAGCACCGACGGCTGGGGGTCGCACGGCGGCTACTGCGGTCCCGCCGTCAAGCCCATCGCGCAGAACATGGTGGCGGAAATCGCGCGCGACGCGCAGACCGCCGGCCTGCCCATCAGCGGCATTGGCGGCGTCACCACCTGGAAGGACGCGGCCGAGTACATCGCGCTGGGCTGTGGCACGGTGCAGGTGTGCACGGCGGCCATGGTCTACGGCTTCAAGATCGTGCAGGACCTGTGCGACGGCCTGTCCAACTTCATGGACGCGCAGGGCTACGCCACGATAGACGACTTCCGCGGCCGCGCCGTGCCCACGGTGAAGGACTGGAAGCAACTCAACCTCAACCACATCGAGAAGGCCGTCATCAACCAGGACGCCTGCATCCAGTGCGGCCGCTGCCATGTGGTGTGCGAGGACACCTCGCACCAGGCCATCACTTTCACCAAGGGCGAGGCCGGCCTGCGCCGCTTCGAGATCAACGAGGCCGAATGCGTGGGCTGCAATCTGTGCGTGTCGATCTGCCCCGTGCCCGAGTGCATCACCATGCGCGCGCTGCAGCCCGGCGAGGTCGATGCGCGCACGGGCCGCGTGGTCACGGGCGAGTACGCGAACTGGACCGCCCACCCCAACAACCCGCAGCGCCTGGTCGCGGTAGAGGCCTAGACCGGCCTGCCGCTTTCGCCCTGGACCCTTGCATCCCCATACCCCTTGAATGAGGAGTTGCCCATGACCAGCCCGCATGCCAACGGCACCGCCAGTGAACTCTGGAACGATGACCTGGCCCCCACGCTCACCCACCAGCGCACCTGGCGCTGGTACCACTTTGCCGCGCTGTGGATCGGCATGGTGATGTGCATACCGGCCTACACGCTCGCGGCCAGCCTGATCGAGAGCGGCATGTCGTGGGACCAGGCCGTGCTCACGGTGTTCCTGGGCAACCTCATCGTGCTCGTGCCCATGCTGCTGATCGGCCATGCGGGCGCCAAGTACGGCATCCCCTACGCGGTGCTGGCACGTGCTTCGTTCGGCACGCGCGGCGCCAAGCTGCCGGCGCTGCTGCGCGCGCTCGTGGCCTGCGGCTGGTATGGCATCCAGACCTGGTTCGGCGGCATGATGATCTACACCCTGGTCGGCGTGCTCATCGGCCACCCGCTGGAGGGCGAGAAGATCCCGGGCCTGGGCATCAACATCGGCCAGCTGGTGTGCTTCCTGGTGTTCTGGGCGATCCAGTTCTATTTCGTGGTGCACGGCATCGAGTCGATCCGCAGGCTCGAGACCTGGACCGCGCCCATCAAGATCGTGATCTGCTTCGTGCTGCTGTGGTGGGCGTACGAGAAGGCCGGCGGCTTCGGGCCCATCCTGCACCAGCCGTCGGAGTTCGCGCCGGGCGGCAAGAAGGCGGGCCAGTTCGCCGCTGCGTTCTGGCCCTCGCTCACGGCCATGGTGGGCTTCTGGGCCACGCTGGCGCTCAACATCCCCGACTTCACGCGCTTCGCCCAATCGCAGCGTGACCAGGTGGTGGGCCAGGCCATCGGCCTGCCCGTGCCCATGGGCCTGTTGGCGGCGCTGGCCGTGTTCGTGACCTCGGCCACGGTGGTGATCTACGGCAAGGCGCTGTGGGACCCGGTGGATCTGGCGAGCCGCATGACGGGCGCGGCCGTGCTGGTCGCGCTGATCGTGCTGCTCATCGACACGGTGAGCGTGAACCTCGCGGCCAACCTCGTGGGGCCGGCGTACGACTTCT contains:
- a CDS encoding NAD(P)-dependent oxidoreductase; this translates as MNIALIGATGFVGSAVLNELLQRGHRVTVLARHPEKLAAREGLTVVRADAQDAAQVAQAVQGHDAVLSAYNPGWGLADIYEQFLRGSRAIMAGTKQAGVRRLLVVGGAGSLYVAPGVQLVDTPEFPAEWKQGALGARDALNEIRQEQALDWTFLSPPILLQPGERTGQYRLGQDAPLMDGAQPGRISVADLAVALVDELESPRHVRQRFTVAY
- a CDS encoding 6,7-dimethyl-8-ribityllumazine synthase, producing the protein MNQTVQTSASTPSLATPRRVALVCASWHQDIVHQARDAALAEFARQGLPAGQVDLYDVPGAFEIPLLAKKLAASGRYDAVVACALVVNGGIYRHEFVASAVIDGLMRVQLDTGVPVLSAVLTPRDFHEHADHLAFFQAHFVKKGVEVAQACLGALVQLARVPAAA
- a CDS encoding methyl-accepting chemotaxis protein, whose protein sequence is MKLSLKLPLAFATTLLLLFFAALFGIHRLNQALATYQTTVADNVAHERAVSGMLNGFKLQAQEWKNVLLRGKDPQQRERYWTAFEKQDRAVAAEARALLSRLPAGESRERVERFAQAHERMGQAYRQGFAAFQAAGFDPQAGDKAVQGIDREPAQLLDEAGTLIQKASAAVAAEASAAAQRATVISLAVMAAVCALGIGGALLFSRSVIRPLDEAVQVSRAVADGDLTVARQSTGRDEIAQLLNALHDMQTSLSRVVHHVRHNADSVATASAEIAQGNNDLSARTEEQASALEETAASMEELSSTVRQNADNARQANQLAVSASSVASQGGDVVAQVVSTMRGINDSSHRIADIIGVIDGIAFQTNILALNAAVEAARAGEQGRGFAVVAGEVRSLAQRSAEAAKEIRTLIHASVERVQQGTQLVDRAGETMTEVVTAIRRVTDIMGEISAASGEQSAGVAQVGEAIAQMDQATQQNAALVEESAAAADSLKAQAQQLVQAVAVFRLRSGGADSPRLLAQG
- a CDS encoding TetR/AcrR family transcriptional regulator → MILTEAENHFAQFGFEGASLENIAAAAGLSRHNLLYYFPSKEALYRRVLDDVLTQWLAGMEDLSQGQDDPAQALRRYIRAKLHSSRERPNGAKVFTKEVIAGAPRYADAITRRVTPVLKAEVRAFEKWAREGRIARVNFTHLMFIIWSVTQAYADQQAQFALLLGKPALDASDFERAEELISHLVLSGLRATAPAKG
- a CDS encoding NAD(P)-dependent oxidoreductase, producing MEAIASRACGIHAARLNLADYAVNFSDSHAPLTRPQALIEAERCYYCHDAPCATACPTGIDIPSFIHRIAQDNHRGAARAILEANPLGGMCARVCPTEVLCEQACVRNTNEDKPVEIGALQRYATDALFHAPGAPLFTRAAPTGKRVAVVGAGPAGLACAHGLAMRGHDVALFDARPKLGGLNEYGLASYKTTNGFAQQEIDWLLSIGGISVRCNQRLGRDITLDGLLATHDAVFLGLGLAGVNAIGIAEPQAAGLRNAVDFIAELRQATDLSAVPVGRRVVVIGGGMTAVDAAVQARKLGAEEVAIVYRRGASAMSASEVEQRWAQTHGVTIRHWAAPKEILCEGGEVRGVRFAATAPREGGGLAETGEQFELAADMVLKAIGQTYVAEPAGAAIALQGGRIATDAEGRTSVARVWAGGDCRAGGRDLTVEAVEHGKVAARSIHAALGGA